Sequence from the Acropora muricata isolate sample 2 chromosome 10, ASM3666990v1, whole genome shotgun sequence genome:
CAGTTGGTTACATTTCAAGCAACCAATATCTTCAGTAGTTTAGCCATATTTTCTATGACTAAACTGACGTCTTTGGTTACTCATTGTTTTGTTATCTCAGTAAAACGTCCTCGCTGGCTTCACTGCATTCTCCGTTAATCTTTCACCTCAGTTTATATTTGCGTTACCAAAGGGATAGTTGGGTTGATGTGCAATAGAACCAAGTAACATACATCCCTCCTACAAGTTCATTGAAAAATTCATAATTAATTAACCGTATCTCACTAACTAATAAGTGTCATCACAAAATAAGTCAAAAGCAAGCAGCATTTAGTTGAATGATAGGTTTGAAATGTATAGAATAAACAGTAATCATAAGTCCAAAAACATCCTGAAATCTAAGTTGCTACCATTAACTCATAAAGTGAATCTGTCCGTTAGAGAGACagcattgaaagaaaaagtagATAAAATCACTTAACTATTCCTCTGCAAAATGTTCCTCCGGCTGAAAAGCCtatcatttatttgtttttgttgcacTAACTCATTCCTTATTTACATATTAATCTAtggtaaaaagaaatggatggcaAAGACGGAGATAAGAAAGTCTGCACATGTAATAAGAGAGGTACCTATCAaaaagcgattgagtatcatgaaaaacgtttgaaaattgcaaaagaaatcggtgattgggccggagaaggacgagcctatggaagtctcggtaatgcttaccagtcactaggtgactatcacaaagccattgaaaatcatgaaaaacttttgaaaattgcaaaagaaatcggtgatcgggccggagaaggaggaggctatggaaatctcggtaatgcttaccagtcaatgggtgactatcaaaaagccattgagtatcatgaaaaagacttgaaaattgcaaaagaaatcggtgatcgggacggagaaggacatgcctatggaaatctcggtgatgcttaccagtcactgggtgattatCAGAAAGCCACTgaaaatcatgaaaaacttttgaaaattgcaaaagaaatcggtgatcggtacGGAGAAGGACAAGCGTATGAAagtctcggtgttgcttacaactcattgggtgactatcaaaaagccattgagtatcatgaaaaggctttgaaaattgcaaaagaaatcgattatcgggccggagaaggagctggctatggaaatcttggtactgcttaccagtcactgggtgactatcaaaaagccattgagtatcatgaaaaacaattgagaattgcaaaagaaattaatgatcgggccggagaaagACATGCctctggaaatctcggtattgcttaccagtcccTGGCTgactataaaaaagccattcaCTATTATGCaagacttttgaaaattgcaaaagaagtcggtgatcgggccggagaaggagcaggctatggaaatctcggtgttacttaccagtcactgggtgactatcaaaaagccattgagtatcatgaaaagggtttgaaaattgcaaaagaaatcggtgatcgggccggaaaaggaggaggctatggaaatctcggtaatgcttaccagtcactgggtgactatcaaaaagcaattgagtatcatgaaaagggtttgaaaattgcaaaagaaatcggtgatcgggccggagaaggggcaggctatggaaatctcggtattgcttacaagtcactgggtgaatatcaaaaagccattgagtatcatgaaaaacatttgaaaattgcaaaagaaatcggtgattgggccggagaaggacgagcctatggaagtctcggtaatgcttaccggtcaatGGGttactatcaaaaagccattgagtatcataaaaaacgtttgaaaattgcaaaagaaatcggtgatcgggccggagaaggacgaggctatggaaatctcggtaatgcttaccagtcactaggtgactatcacaaagccattgaaaatcatgaaaaatatttgaaaattgcaaaagaaatcggtgatcgggccggagaaggacgagcctatggaagtctcggtaatgcttaccagtcaatgaGTGACTAttcaaaagccattgagtatcataaaaaagacttgaaaattgcaaaagaaatcaatgatcgggccggagaaggaggagcctatggaaatctcggtaatgcttaccggtcactaggtgactatcacaaagccattgaaaatcatgaaaaacttttgaaaattgcaaaagaaatcggtgatcgggccggagaagaaggaggctatggaaatctcggtaatgcttaccagtcaatgggtgactatccaaaagccattgagtatcatgaaaaatacttgaaaattgcaaaagaaatcggtgatcgggccggagaaggaggagcctatggaaatctcggtaatgcttaccagtcactgggtgactataaaaaagccattgagtatcataaaaaagatttgaaaattgcaaaagaaatcggtggtccggccggagaaggacgagcctatggaaatctcggtaatgcttaccagtcactaggtgactatcacaaagccattgaaaatcatgaaaaacgtttgaaaattgcaaaagaaatcggtgatcgggccggagaaggacgaggctatggaaatctcggtaatgcttaccagtcactgggtgactatcaaaaagccattgattatcatgaaaaacgtttgaaaattgcaaaagaaatcggtgatcgggccggagaaggggcaggctatggaaatctcggtattgcttacaagtcactgggtgaatatcaaaaagccattgagtatcatgaaaaacttttgaaaattgcaaaagaaatcggtgatcgggacggagaaggacgagcctatggaaatcttggtaatgcttaccggtcaatGGGttactatcaaaaagccattgagtattatgaaaaacttttgaaaattgcaaaagaaatcggtgaccgggccggagaaggacgagcctatggaaatcttggtaatgcttaccagtcactaggtgactatcacaaagccattgaaaatcatgaaaaatatttgaaaattgcaaaagaaatcggtgatcgggccggagaaggacgagcctatggaagtcttggtaatgcttacctgtCGATGGGTTACTATCAAaaaggcattgagtatcatgaaaaagatttgaaaattgcaaaagaaatcggtgatcgggccgaagaagcacgagcctacggaaatctcggtattgcttaccggtcactgggtgactatcaaaaagccattgagtacgatgaaaaacttttgaaaatttcaaaagaaatcggcgatcgggccggagaaggacgagcctatggaaatctcggtaatgcttaccagtcactgggtgactatcaaaaagccattgagcatcatgaaaaacatgtgaaaattgcaaaagaaatcggtgatcggtacggagaaggacgagcctatggaaatctcggtaatgcttaccagtcactgggtgactgtcaaaaagccattgagtatcatgaaaaagatttgaaaattgcaaaagaaatcggtgatcgggacggagaggCAAGtgcttatcacaacattggacgtggattattttttcttgaacaGTTTGAAAACGCGGCAGATAATTTCCGTTGCGCTATAGAATCCTTTAATGctgtgagatcttgcttgaagtctgaagatgattggaaaataaactttcgtgaaCTGTACGACACTTCTTTCATGG
This genomic interval carries:
- the LOC136931626 gene encoding tetratricopeptide repeat protein 28-like — encoded protein: MDGKDGDKKVCTCNKRGTYQKAIEYHEKRLKIAKEIGDWAGEGRAYGSLGNAYQSLGDYHKAIENHEKLLKIAKEIGDRAGEGGGYGNLGNAYQSMGDYQKAIEYHEKDLKIAKEIGDRDGEGHAYGNLGDAYQSLGDYQKATENHEKLLKIAKEIGDRYGEGQAYESLGVAYNSLGDYQKAIEYHEKALKIAKEIDYRAGEGAGYGNLGTAYQSLGDYQKAIEYHEKQLRIAKEINDRAGERHASGNLGIAYQSLADYKKAIHYYARLLKIAKEVGDRAGEGAGYGNLGVTYQSLGDYQKAIEYHEKGLKIAKEIGDRAGKGGGYGNLGNAYQSLGDYQKAIEYHEKGLKIAKEIGDRAGEGAGYGNLGIAYKSLGEYQKAIEYHEKHLKIAKEIGDWAGEGRAYGSLGNAYRSMGYYQKAIEYHKKRLKIAKEIGDRAGEGRGYGNLGNAYQSLGDYHKAIENHEKYLKIAKEIGDRAGEGRAYGSLGNAYQSMSDYSKAIEYHKKDLKIAKEINDRAGEGGAYGNLGNAYRSLGDYHKAIENHEKLLKIAKEIGDRAGEEGGYGNLGNAYQSMGDYPKAIEYHEKYLKIAKEIGDRAGEGGAYGNLGNAYQSLGDYKKAIEYHKKDLKIAKEIGGPAGEGRAYGNLGNAYQSLGDYHKAIENHEKRLKIAKEIGDRAGEGRGYGNLGNAYQSLGDYQKAIDYHEKRLKIAKEIGDRAGEGAGYGNLGIAYKSLGEYQKAIEYHEKLLKIAKEIGDRDGEGRAYGNLGNAYRSMGYYQKAIEYYEKLLKIAKEIGDRAGEGRAYGNLGNAYQSLGDYHKAIENHEKYLKIAKEIGDRAGEGRAYGSLGNAYLSMGYYQKGIEYHEKDLKIAKEIGDRAEEARAYGNLGIAYRSLGDYQKAIEYDEKLLKISKEIGDRAGEGRAYGNLGNAYQSLGDYQKAIEHHEKHVKIAKEIGDRYGEGRAYGNLGNAYQSLGDCQKAIEYHEKDLKIAKEIGDRDGEASAYHNIGRGLFFLEQFENAADNFRCAIESFNAVRSCLKSEDDWKINFRELYDTSFMVLWKSLLRIEKLDEALLAAERGRAQTLTDNLLIQYKLPASLLAATIDLKEIVSRFFTELSSPTLFLAVDGLTINIWLLSRGKKVIFRKGTLECDRRETYPVRALLQNCIEKIQTEVSAVGCEDRALDELPFDCQSSREEGGEVKKPFQSLDNHFKAFYYGIFRPIADVLELQDNGLVIVPDGALSFTPWAAVIESIRIRTVPSLTSYQLILSVPDGHHKKTGALLVGNPCLKQLKKPLGDLPCAQEEVEMIASILNTRPLTGTQATKAEVIKRLSSVGLIHIAAHGNERTGEIALCPNPGWTSKFPKKKDFILTMSDVQAANLRARLVVLSCCHSGRGRISKGEGVVGIARAFLAAGARSVLVTLWAIDDEATMVFMKSFYLHLKEGKTASAAIHQSMKSLRESEEFSEMRYWAPFQLIGDDVKIEFEADDDVKE